A portion of the Desulfuromonas thiophila genome contains these proteins:
- the tolB gene encoding Tol-Pal system beta propeller repeat protein TolB — MNRLGFVVFLLLGVLLTSLAVPVWAADITITRPGGQAVPMALVRALPAQQVDLALETTLNQVLQADLDLSGLVSLIDPAAFLDDARRPTLTSRDINFAQWRMLGAQLLIKGRYHLAGSNLTLELRLFDVSNRRLLTGQNYQGRPQEVRRMAHRFADEVMRALTGRKGPFDTRIAYICTNSGHKELYIADVDGHEPRRITNHGHLVLNPDFAPHGRELLFTSYRHGNPDLFRKEIFSGHEARISHQPGLNIAARYSPSGREIALTLSRDGNAELYLMGLDGRIHKRLTNAWGIDVDPSFSPLGDRLVFVSDRLGSPQLFLLDLLSGQTQRLTTSGSYNVTPAWSPDNQWILFSRLQQGVFNLFRIRPDGSDEQQLTFDGGSKEHARWSPDSRFVIYSEQQGSQKRLMVMRADGTGQRSILTPPGSSSHPAWSQQ, encoded by the coding sequence ATGAACCGCCTTGGTTTTGTTGTGTTCCTGCTGCTCGGCGTGCTGCTGACCAGCCTGGCTGTTCCGGTGTGGGCAGCCGATATCACCATTACCCGCCCCGGCGGCCAGGCTGTGCCCATGGCACTGGTGCGGGCACTGCCCGCCCAGCAGGTCGATCTGGCGCTGGAGACCACGCTGAATCAGGTACTGCAGGCCGATCTCGATCTCAGCGGCCTGGTCAGCCTGATTGATCCGGCGGCCTTTCTCGATGACGCCCGTCGCCCGACGCTGACCAGTCGCGATATCAATTTTGCCCAGTGGCGGATGCTGGGTGCCCAGCTGCTGATCAAGGGGCGTTATCATCTGGCTGGCAGCAACCTGACGCTGGAGCTGCGTCTGTTCGATGTGAGTAACCGGCGCCTGCTGACCGGTCAGAACTACCAGGGCCGGCCACAGGAGGTGCGCCGCATGGCCCATCGCTTTGCCGACGAGGTGATGCGGGCCTTGACCGGCCGCAAAGGGCCCTTTGATACCCGCATTGCCTATATCTGCACCAACAGCGGCCACAAGGAGCTTTACATTGCCGATGTCGATGGTCATGAGCCGCGCCGCATCACCAATCACGGTCACCTGGTGCTGAACCCGGATTTCGCTCCCCATGGCCGGGAATTACTGTTCACCTCCTACCGTCATGGCAACCCGGATCTGTTCCGCAAGGAGATCTTCAGCGGTCATGAGGCGCGGATCTCGCATCAGCCCGGGCTCAACATTGCCGCCCGTTACAGCCCCAGCGGCCGGGAAATCGCCCTGACCCTGTCGCGCGACGGCAATGCCGAACTCTATCTGATGGGCCTTGATGGTCGGATTCACAAGCGGTTGACCAATGCCTGGGGCATCGATGTCGATCCCAGTTTCAGTCCGCTCGGCGACCGGTTGGTGTTCGTGTCTGACCGGCTCGGCAGTCCGCAGCTATTTCTTCTCGATCTGCTCAGTGGTCAGACACAACGTTTGACCACCAGCGGTTCCTACAATGTCACGCCGGCCTGGAGTCCTGATAACCAATGGATTCTGTTCAGCCGCCTGCAACAGGGGGTGTTTAATCTGTTCCGCATCCGGCCAGATGGCAGTGACGAGCAGCAACTGACCTTCGATGGTGGCAGCAAGGAACATGCGCGCTGGAGCCCCGACAGCCGCTTCGTGATTTATTCCGAGCAGCAGGGTAGCCAGAAACGGCTGATGGTGATGCGTGCCGATGGCACCGGCCAGCGGTCGATTCTGACGCCACCGGGCAGCAGCAGTCATCCGGCCTGGTCGCAGCAGTAA
- the metX gene encoding homoserine O-acetyltransferase MetX translates to MEQVTTRFVTFEEELRLESGRLLAPVTLAYETYGRLNAVASNAILVAHAWTGDAHAAGRYSPQDRKGGWWDDMIGPGKVLDTERFFVICSNVIGSCKGSTGPTSLNPQTGRPYRLSFPIVMVRDMVRAQQRLIDHLGIGRLLAVIGGSMGAMQALEWGIHFPERVGAIIPIAGTGRTSPMAIALNALARQAIYNDPLWKKGNYKPEHPPASGFALARAVGHISFLSEQSMQMKFGRRFSARDGLFDFFGQFEIERYLEYNGNSFVERFDPNAFLYLAKALDLYDVAWNFSSPDEALERLNCPSLWFAFSSDWLYRPEETEAVVAILARQNKPVDYHCIASDYGHDSFLVEPEKFTPYVVRFLDEQARQAGC, encoded by the coding sequence ATGGAGCAGGTTACCACCCGGTTTGTCACCTTCGAGGAAGAACTGCGTCTGGAGAGCGGCCGGCTGCTGGCGCCCGTGACCCTGGCGTATGAGACCTATGGCCGCCTTAACGCGGTGGCTAGCAATGCCATTCTGGTGGCACATGCCTGGACCGGCGATGCTCACGCTGCCGGTCGTTACAGCCCGCAGGATCGCAAAGGCGGCTGGTGGGACGATATGATCGGACCGGGCAAGGTGCTGGATACCGAGCGTTTCTTCGTGATCTGTTCCAATGTCATTGGTTCCTGCAAGGGTTCCACCGGTCCAACCAGCCTGAATCCGCAGACGGGCCGGCCGTACCGGCTGTCGTTCCCGATTGTCATGGTGCGCGATATGGTGCGCGCACAGCAGCGGCTGATTGACCATCTGGGCATTGGTCGGCTGCTGGCTGTGATCGGCGGCAGCATGGGGGCCATGCAGGCGCTGGAATGGGGCATTCATTTTCCCGAGCGGGTGGGCGCGATTATCCCGATCGCCGGTACCGGTCGGACCTCGCCCATGGCCATCGCGCTCAACGCTCTGGCCCGTCAGGCGATCTACAATGATCCGCTGTGGAAGAAGGGCAACTACAAGCCGGAACATCCGCCGGCCAGCGGCTTTGCCTTGGCACGGGCGGTAGGGCACATCTCGTTTTTGTCCGAACAATCGATGCAGATGAAATTCGGCCGGCGCTTTTCGGCCCGCGATGGTCTGTTCGACTTTTTCGGTCAGTTCGAGATCGAACGCTATCTGGAATACAACGGCAACAGTTTTGTCGAACGCTTTGATCCCAATGCCTTCCTTTATCTGGCCAAGGCCCTCGATCTGTATGATGTGGCCTGGAATTTTTCCAGCCCGGACGAGGCATTGGAGCGGTTGAATTGCCCGTCGCTGTGGTTTGCCTTTAGTTCTGACTGGCTCTATCGGCCAGAGGAAACCGAGGCGGTGGTAGCGATTCTGGCCCGCCAGAACAAGCCGGTGGACTATCACTGCATCGCTTCAGACTACGGTCACGATTCGTTTCTGGTCGAACCGGAAAAGTTCACGCCCTATGTGGTGAGGTTTCTTGATGAGCAGGCCCGCCAGGCCGGTTGCTAA
- the mnmH gene encoding tRNA 2-selenouridine(34) synthase MnmH, with protein sequence MLHPGLIIDLATALDWRDQNSLFIDVRSPAEYADGHIPGACNVPLLNDTERAAVGTLYKQQGSSAARQFALEQVAPQLPRLIDQIVRLQGDRRRPLVLYCWRGGQRSQAMTAFMQLAGLPAFQLQGGHKAFRRHVVDFFANGTWGRLLVLRGLTGVGKTRILRQLDQQGVSVLDLEGLANHRGSAFGAIGLHPQPSQKQFEALLWERLRHIGPDQWALTEGESRHIGRLVLPLRLYDALQQETTLWLETALDKRVQVIAEDYAVGDQPAADFIPPIRALRQRLGQARVDALLQLQQQRDWPALIAALMTDYYDPLYGHTKPERRIDLWIDPFANQQRELLAAIDRILSQPDNGAI encoded by the coding sequence ATGCTGCATCCCGGACTGATTATCGACCTGGCCACCGCCCTTGACTGGCGCGATCAGAACAGCCTGTTCATTGATGTGCGCAGCCCGGCTGAATACGCCGACGGCCACATCCCCGGCGCCTGCAACGTGCCGCTACTGAACGACACCGAACGCGCTGCCGTCGGCACCCTCTACAAGCAGCAGGGCAGCAGCGCGGCGCGCCAGTTCGCACTGGAACAGGTGGCACCGCAGCTGCCACGCCTGATCGACCAGATTGTCCGCCTGCAAGGCGACCGGCGACGGCCGCTGGTGCTGTACTGCTGGCGCGGCGGACAGCGCAGCCAGGCCATGACCGCCTTTATGCAACTCGCCGGACTGCCGGCCTTCCAGCTGCAGGGTGGTCACAAGGCATTTCGACGTCATGTGGTTGATTTTTTTGCCAACGGCACCTGGGGTCGGCTCTTGGTTCTGCGTGGCCTCACCGGTGTCGGCAAGACCCGTATTCTGCGCCAGCTTGATCAACAGGGGGTCAGCGTTTTGGACCTGGAGGGCCTGGCCAACCACCGCGGCAGTGCCTTCGGCGCCATTGGCCTGCACCCCCAGCCAAGTCAGAAACAGTTTGAAGCCCTGCTGTGGGAGCGACTGCGCCACATCGGCCCTGACCAGTGGGCCCTGACAGAAGGCGAAAGCCGTCATATCGGCCGGCTGGTGCTGCCGTTACGTCTGTACGACGCCCTGCAGCAGGAGACCACCCTGTGGCTGGAAACCGCTCTGGACAAGCGGGTACAGGTCATCGCCGAGGACTATGCCGTTGGCGACCAGCCGGCGGCGGATTTCATCCCGCCCATTCGCGCCCTGCGCCAACGGCTGGGGCAGGCCCGGGTCGACGCGCTGCTGCAGCTGCAACAGCAGCGCGACTGGCCGGCGCTGATCGCCGCGTTGATGACGGACTATTACGATCCCCTCTACGGCCACACCAAGCCAGAGCGGCGTATTGACCTGTGGATCGATCCCTTTGCCAATCAGCAAAGGGAGCTGCTGGCGGCTATTGACAGGATTCTGAGTCAGCCTGATAATGGCGCGATCTGA
- a CDS encoding AtpZ/AtpI family protein, which yields MKKWKRAMAENRRELYKSLGFLSSVGICMVASILIGMAMGYYLDQWLGTAPWLLLIFLGFGIASGFRNIFILTERELKRQKREEGQDRQA from the coding sequence ATGAAGAAATGGAAGCGGGCGATGGCCGAAAACCGGCGCGAGCTGTATAAATCCCTCGGCTTTTTGTCGAGTGTCGGCATCTGCATGGTGGCATCCATTCTCATTGGCATGGCCATGGGCTACTATCTTGACCAGTGGCTTGGTACCGCGCCTTGGCTGCTGCTGATTTTTCTCGGCTTCGGTATCGCTTCGGGTTTTCGTAACATCTTCATTCTGACCGAGCGTGAACTGAAGCGCCAAAAACGCGAAGAAGGCCAGGACCGGCAGGCGTGA
- a CDS encoding ATP synthase subunit I, whose protein sequence is MKTDETLLLARLARRNWLLLVVLVLASLPLQRWDLTLGVASGGLVAVGGYQWLYRSLVRALQEGSGAARRFQRGYLLRLAVLAVLLVILIALVRVHPAGLVVGLSIVVINLFWATVERVF, encoded by the coding sequence GTGAAGACCGATGAAACCCTGCTGCTTGCACGGCTGGCACGCCGTAATTGGCTGCTGCTGGTGGTTTTGGTGCTGGCGTCGCTGCCGTTGCAGCGCTGGGATCTGACCCTCGGCGTTGCCAGTGGTGGGCTGGTGGCAGTGGGCGGTTATCAATGGCTGTACCGTTCGCTGGTTCGTGCCCTGCAGGAAGGCAGCGGTGCCGCGCGGCGTTTTCAGCGGGGCTACTTGCTGCGCCTGGCGGTTCTCGCGGTGCTGCTGGTGATACTGATCGCGCTGGTGCGGGTACACCCAGCCGGTCTGGTTGTTGGATTGTCCATCGTGGTCATCAATCTGTTTTGGGCCACTGTTGAGCGTGTATTTTAA
- the atpB gene encoding F0F1 ATP synthase subunit A, with protein sequence MTHPFLIFQWLEQQLHTHIGEHVTYTWFVMLLLIVLGFIVSRAVKMVPAGWQNLMESVVSGIENLIVETMGPKGRTYFPLIATFALFILVSNLIALVPGFYPPTANLNTNAALALTVFAMTHIIGVKEHGISYVKHFMGPILALAPLIFIIEIIGHLARPLSLSLRLFGNMYGHEIVLMIFFALVPLFLPIPMMMMGILVAFIQAFVFTLLAMIYIAGALEEAH encoded by the coding sequence ATGACTCACCCGTTTCTGATTTTCCAATGGCTCGAGCAACAGTTGCACACCCACATCGGTGAACATGTTACTTACACCTGGTTCGTCATGCTGCTGCTGATCGTGCTGGGTTTTATTGTGTCGCGTGCCGTCAAGATGGTGCCCGCGGGCTGGCAGAACCTGATGGAATCTGTCGTCAGCGGTATTGAAAACCTGATTGTTGAGACCATGGGGCCCAAGGGTAGAACCTATTTCCCGCTGATCGCTACCTTTGCCCTGTTCATTCTGGTTTCGAACCTGATCGCCCTGGTTCCGGGTTTCTACCCGCCGACCGCCAATCTGAACACCAACGCCGCCCTGGCGCTGACCGTTTTTGCCATGACCCATATCATTGGTGTCAAGGAGCACGGCATTTCCTATGTCAAGCACTTCATGGGGCCGATTCTGGCGCTGGCACCGCTGATCTTCATCATCGAGATCATTGGCCATCTGGCTCGGCCGCTGTCATTGTCGCTGCGTCTTTTCGGTAACATGTATGGCCATGAGATTGTGTTGATGATCTTTTTTGCCCTGGTGCCGCTGTTCCTGCCTATTCCGATGATGATGATGGGCATTCTGGTGGCCTTCATCCAGGCCTTCGTCTTTACCCTGCTGGCCATGATCTATATTGCCGGCGCGCTGGAAGAGGCTCACTGA
- the atpE gene encoding ATP synthase F0 subunit C, with the protein MTFFAWCMIAAGFGMAIGSFGTGLGQGLAIKSAVEGVARNPSASGKILTTMMIGLAMIESLAIYVFVVAMIILFANPFTAQVMELASK; encoded by the coding sequence ATGACGTTTTTCGCATGGTGTATGATCGCTGCAGGTTTCGGTATGGCTATCGGTTCCTTCGGTACCGGCCTTGGTCAGGGTCTGGCTATCAAATCGGCAGTTGAAGGCGTTGCTCGCAATCCGAGTGCCAGCGGTAAAATCCTCACGACCATGATGATCGGTCTGGCCATGATCGAGTCTCTGGCCATTTATGTCTTCGTTGTGGCCATGATCATTCTGTTTGCCAATCCGTTCACCGCTCAGGTGATGGAGCTGGCCAGCAAGTAA
- a CDS encoding NUDIX domain-containing protein produces MNTQENHHGPLAGQEVEIGQRQLLYRGFMQIEQLQLRHRCYDGHWSAWMRRELLDRGQAVALVLVDPVARMLVLVEQFRVGALADEAGAWLLELVAGMIEIGEQPAAVALRECLEEAGCQPHHLTFINRFYLTPGGSNEQIYLYYGEVDSRGLNGRLAGAAHEGEDIRVRLVPLTQLEELLASGRIRNATTLVGLQWLLLQQRV; encoded by the coding sequence ATGAATACGCAAGAAAATCACCATGGGCCACTGGCCGGGCAGGAGGTTGAAATCGGCCAGCGTCAGCTGCTCTATCGTGGTTTCATGCAGATTGAACAATTGCAGCTGCGCCATCGTTGCTATGATGGCCATTGGTCGGCCTGGATGCGGCGTGAATTGCTTGATCGTGGCCAGGCCGTGGCGCTGGTGCTGGTTGATCCCGTGGCTCGGATGCTGGTGCTGGTGGAACAGTTCCGCGTTGGTGCCCTGGCGGACGAGGCGGGTGCCTGGTTGCTGGAATTGGTGGCGGGTATGATAGAGATCGGCGAGCAGCCGGCAGCAGTGGCGCTGCGTGAGTGTTTGGAAGAGGCCGGCTGTCAGCCGCACCACTTGACATTCATAAACCGCTTTTATCTGACCCCCGGGGGCAGCAATGAGCAGATTTACTTGTACTACGGTGAGGTGGACAGCCGGGGCCTGAATGGTCGTCTGGCCGGTGCGGCTCATGAGGGCGAGGATATCCGGGTGCGGCTGGTGCCGCTGACGCAGTTGGAGGAACTGTTGGCCAGCGGCCGGATTCGCAATGCCACCACCCTGGTTGGGCTGCAATGGCTGTTGCTGCAGCAGCGGGTCTGA
- a CDS encoding beta-ketoacyl-ACP synthase III, whose protein sequence is MPACCLLGSGHAVPERVLTNADLETLVDTSDAWIVERSGIHQRHIAEPGSALSDLAAQAAHQALAAAQLTASEIDLILVATVTGDFKFPAMACLLQEKLGAHQAAAFDLSAACSGFLYGLHLADSLIRCGGHRHILLVAAEMLSSMVNWQDRNTCVLFGDGAGALVLGPARTSAGLLSSVIHSDGRQHGLLYNPAGSQHPLTAADLASGFATIHMEGREVFRHAVVSMADALQEALDKAGIAQDDLDLLIPHQANRRIIEAIGKRFGLPAERVYINVDRYGNTSAASIPIALDEAWRSGRIQAGQHIGLTTFGAGLTWAAAILRF, encoded by the coding sequence ATGCCTGCCTGCTGTCTGCTCGGATCTGGTCATGCGGTTCCCGAGCGTGTTCTGACCAATGCCGACCTGGAAACCCTGGTAGACACCAGCGATGCCTGGATTGTTGAACGTTCCGGCATTCACCAGCGCCACATCGCCGAACCGGGCAGCGCTCTGTCTGATCTGGCAGCACAAGCGGCCCACCAGGCGTTGGCCGCCGCGCAGCTGACAGCCAGCGAAATCGATCTGATTCTGGTGGCAACGGTCACCGGTGACTTCAAATTTCCCGCCATGGCCTGCCTGCTGCAGGAAAAACTCGGCGCGCACCAGGCGGCGGCCTTCGATCTGTCGGCCGCCTGTTCCGGCTTTCTCTATGGCCTGCATCTGGCCGACAGTCTGATCCGCTGCGGCGGCCATCGTCATATCCTGCTGGTGGCCGCAGAAATGCTCTCCAGCATGGTGAACTGGCAGGATCGCAACACCTGCGTGCTGTTTGGCGATGGTGCCGGCGCCCTGGTCCTCGGCCCGGCCAGAACCAGCGCCGGTCTGCTTAGCAGCGTAATTCACAGTGACGGGCGCCAGCACGGCCTGCTGTACAACCCGGCCGGCAGTCAGCATCCCCTCACCGCTGCGGATCTGGCCAGCGGCTTCGCCACCATTCACATGGAAGGACGCGAGGTCTTCCGTCACGCGGTCGTCAGCATGGCCGACGCCCTGCAGGAGGCCCTGGACAAGGCCGGTATCGCTCAAGATGATCTTGACCTGCTGATTCCTCATCAGGCTAACCGCCGCATCATTGAAGCCATTGGCAAGCGTTTCGGCCTGCCGGCGGAACGGGTCTATATCAATGTTGACCGCTACGGCAACACCTCGGCGGCATCCATCCCCATTGCCCTTGACGAGGCCTGGCGTAGCGGCCGGATTCAAGCCGGCCAGCACATCGGCCTGACGACCTTCGGCGCCGGACTGACCTGGGCCGCCGCCATCCTGCGCTTCTGA
- a CDS encoding PLP-dependent cysteine synthase family protein: protein MASSELHAKNLRTPAADHLTSAIGNTPLVEIRKLNPNPAVRILAKLEGSNPGGSVKDRPAWYMVKQALAQGCLTPGKILLEPTSGNTGIALAMLGAALGIPVTLVMPPCVSMERRAVLEAYGAKVVLSAPGQATDGAIRLAHEMVRQEPERYFMPNQYSNPNNPLAHYETTGPEIWHQCAGRIDAFIAGLGTSGTLMGTGRALKEYSPNLALVAVEPTLGHRVQGLKNMSEAIVPAIYQPDQLDDKLTVGDEEAFACTRELALQEGLFVGMSSGAAVAGALRLATRMQRGTIVTLLPDRGDRYLSTALFRSTCACCPP from the coding sequence ATGGCATCATCTGAATTGCACGCCAAAAACCTGCGGACTCCCGCCGCAGATCACCTGACCAGCGCCATCGGCAACACACCGCTGGTGGAAATCCGCAAACTCAATCCCAACCCGGCGGTACGGATTCTGGCCAAGCTCGAAGGCAGCAATCCCGGCGGCTCGGTCAAGGACCGGCCGGCTTGGTACATGGTCAAGCAGGCGTTGGCCCAGGGTTGTCTGACGCCCGGTAAAATCCTGCTGGAGCCGACCTCCGGCAATACCGGCATCGCCCTGGCCATGCTGGGCGCGGCTCTAGGCATTCCGGTGACCCTGGTCATGCCACCCTGTGTCAGCATGGAACGGCGCGCCGTCCTGGAAGCCTACGGCGCCAAGGTGGTGCTGTCGGCCCCCGGCCAGGCCACCGATGGCGCTATCCGCTTGGCCCATGAAATGGTACGCCAGGAACCGGAGCGCTATTTCATGCCCAACCAGTACAGCAATCCCAACAATCCGCTGGCGCACTACGAAACCACCGGACCGGAAATCTGGCATCAATGCGCTGGCCGCATTGATGCCTTCATTGCCGGTCTGGGCACCTCCGGCACCCTGATGGGAACGGGGCGGGCACTGAAGGAATACAGCCCGAATCTGGCACTGGTGGCCGTCGAACCCACCCTCGGGCACCGGGTGCAGGGGCTCAAAAACATGAGTGAAGCCATTGTTCCGGCCATCTACCAGCCCGATCAGCTTGATGACAAACTGACCGTTGGCGATGAGGAGGCCTTTGCCTGTACCCGCGAACTGGCCCTGCAGGAAGGGCTGTTTGTCGGCATGTCGAGCGGCGCCGCTGTCGCCGGAGCCCTGCGTCTGGCGACCCGGATGCAGCGCGGCACCATTGTCACGCTGCTGCCGGATCGCGGTGACCGCTATCTCAGCACCGCGCTGTTCCGTTCGACCTGCGCCTGCTGCCCGCCCTAG
- a CDS encoding UbiD family decarboxylase codes for MGYANLHSCICDLERSGQLRRITIEVDPHLELAAIARRAYARQAPALLFERVRGCRFPVLANLYGSLERTRYIFRDSLPRLQALIGAKSDPASLLRPPTRLLAALHGASHLLPRRRRSAAVLTHRCQLHDLPQLVSWPADGGPFITLPQVYSEHPAQPGWRHSNLGMYRIQLAGNAYAADQEVGLHYQIHRGIGVHHQAAASRGQDLPVNVFVGGPPALAVAAVMPLPEGLPELAFAGALAGQRLALAQPPGWPLPVPAEADFVLCGRVAPRQTKPEGPFGDHLGYYSLIHDFPVLQVERVYHRPGAIWPFTSVGRPPQEDTSFGAFIHELTGTLIPQVLPGVRAVHAVDAAGVHPLLLAIGSERYTPYSPCDRPQELLTQACAILGQGQLSLAKYLLIANEQDAAQLDIHNCAAFLQHMLQRCDWRRDLHFHTHATIDTLDYSGTGLNQGSKVVIAACGPPRRPLPEQLPERLDLPSGFSAPQIALPGVLVLQGPPCFAPGSQPTADLQRFCSHYATDHPINSFPLLILCDDSAFAATTLENLLWVSFTRSDPARDLYGIGAFQQDKHWGCNGALVLDARRKPQHAPPLEDDAGVIRRLESWAVHGGPLHGII; via the coding sequence GTGGGCTACGCCAATCTGCACAGCTGTATCTGCGACCTCGAACGCAGCGGTCAGTTGCGCCGCATCACCATCGAGGTCGATCCCCATCTGGAGCTGGCCGCCATCGCCCGGCGGGCCTATGCCCGTCAGGCTCCGGCGCTGCTGTTTGAGCGGGTGCGCGGCTGCCGTTTTCCGGTGCTGGCGAATCTCTATGGCAGCCTGGAGCGCACCCGCTATATCTTCCGCGACAGCCTGCCGCGCCTGCAGGCCCTGATCGGTGCCAAAAGCGACCCTGCCAGCCTGCTGCGGCCACCAACCCGCCTGCTGGCGGCATTGCACGGCGCCAGTCATCTGCTGCCACGTCGGCGGCGCAGCGCAGCCGTGCTAACGCACCGCTGCCAGCTGCATGACCTGCCACAGCTGGTGAGCTGGCCAGCCGACGGCGGCCCCTTCATCACCCTGCCCCAGGTTTACAGCGAACATCCGGCCCAACCTGGCTGGCGTCACAGCAATCTGGGCATGTACCGTATCCAGCTGGCCGGCAACGCCTATGCGGCCGATCAGGAAGTCGGCCTGCACTACCAGATTCACCGCGGAATCGGCGTCCATCACCAGGCAGCCGCCAGCCGTGGCCAGGATCTGCCGGTCAATGTCTTCGTCGGCGGACCGCCGGCCCTGGCCGTGGCCGCGGTCATGCCGCTACCTGAAGGTCTGCCGGAACTGGCTTTTGCCGGCGCCCTGGCCGGCCAGCGCCTGGCGCTGGCCCAGCCCCCCGGTTGGCCGTTGCCGGTACCGGCGGAAGCCGATTTTGTTCTGTGCGGCCGGGTCGCGCCACGGCAGACCAAGCCCGAAGGCCCTTTTGGCGATCATCTGGGTTATTACAGCCTGATCCATGATTTCCCCGTGCTGCAGGTCGAACGTGTCTACCACCGCCCCGGCGCCATCTGGCCCTTCACCAGCGTTGGCCGTCCCCCACAGGAGGACACCAGCTTCGGCGCCTTCATCCACGAACTGACCGGCACGCTGATTCCCCAGGTGCTTCCCGGCGTGCGCGCTGTCCATGCCGTCGATGCCGCCGGTGTCCATCCGCTGCTGCTGGCCATCGGCAGTGAACGCTATACCCCCTACAGCCCCTGCGATCGGCCACAGGAACTGCTGACCCAGGCTTGTGCCATTCTCGGCCAGGGTCAGCTATCGCTGGCCAAGTACCTGCTCATCGCCAATGAACAGGACGCCGCACAGCTGGATATTCATAATTGCGCGGCATTTTTACAGCACATGCTGCAGCGCTGTGACTGGCGCCGTGATCTGCATTTCCACACCCATGCCACCATCGACACCCTGGATTACAGTGGTACAGGGCTCAATCAGGGATCGAAGGTCGTCATCGCCGCCTGCGGACCACCCAGGCGCCCGTTGCCGGAACAGTTGCCCGAGAGACTCGACCTGCCGTCCGGCTTCAGCGCGCCACAGATCGCCCTACCTGGCGTACTGGTGCTGCAGGGGCCGCCCTGTTTCGCCCCCGGCAGCCAGCCGACCGCCGACCTGCAACGTTTCTGCAGCCATTACGCTACAGACCATCCAATCAACAGCTTTCCCCTGTTGATTCTCTGTGATGACAGCGCCTTTGCTGCTACTACCCTGGAGAACCTGCTGTGGGTCAGCTTTACCCGTTCCGATCCGGCCCGTGATCTCTACGGCATCGGCGCTTTCCAGCAGGACAAACACTGGGGCTGCAACGGCGCACTGGTTCTCGATGCACGGCGCAAACCCCAGCATGCGCCGCCACTGGAGGACGATGCCGGTGTCATTCGCCGCCTCGAATCCTGGGCCGTCCACGGAGGACCACTGCATGGCATCATCTGA
- a CDS encoding LOG family protein, with amino-acid sequence MDIQFSRTNGPIDTLIDELMAQSKVHHPYIIREMILSALKAGQDSDYLADLKLMRTTLKEMRYTTKIFSPYRERRKVTIFGSARTLPEEPIYQKCAAFARLLADNNYMVITGGGGGIMEAGNAGAGAENSFAVNIKLPFEQDTNPVMENSDRTLTYKYFFNRKVAFLKEAQAVALFPGGFGTLDEAMETLTLVQTGKNQPIPLVLIEDDNSNYWEDLFQFMRKVLLPRNLISGEDFGLFTITKNVQEAFDVIDSFYRVYHSSRYIGQTLVIRLNKELTTGQIATLEQEFSDLLRDGGRVRASRAFEKEKDEPDLWQLPRLAVDFNRRSYGYLIAFIRRINSF; translated from the coding sequence ATGGATATCCAGTTTTCCCGCACCAACGGCCCGATTGATACCCTCATCGACGAGCTGATGGCTCAAAGCAAGGTGCACCATCCCTACATCATCCGTGAAATGATTCTCAGCGCCCTCAAGGCCGGCCAGGACAGTGATTACCTGGCCGATCTCAAGCTGATGCGCACCACCCTCAAGGAGATGCGCTACACCACCAAAATCTTCAGCCCCTACCGCGAGCGCCGCAAGGTGACCATCTTCGGCTCGGCCCGTACCCTGCCGGAAGAACCTATCTACCAGAAGTGCGCGGCCTTCGCCCGCTTGCTGGCCGACAACAACTACATGGTCATCACCGGCGGCGGCGGCGGCATCATGGAAGCCGGCAATGCCGGTGCCGGCGCCGAGAATTCCTTTGCCGTAAACATCAAGTTGCCCTTCGAACAGGACACCAATCCGGTCATGGAGAACAGTGACCGCACCCTGACCTACAAATACTTCTTCAACCGCAAGGTCGCCTTTCTCAAGGAAGCCCAGGCGGTGGCATTGTTTCCTGGCGGTTTCGGCACTCTTGATGAGGCCATGGAAACCCTGACCCTGGTACAGACCGGCAAGAATCAACCCATTCCGCTGGTACTGATCGAGGACGACAACAGCAATTACTGGGAGGATCTGTTCCAGTTCATGCGCAAGGTGCTGCTGCCGCGCAATCTGATTTCCGGCGAGGACTTCGGCCTGTTCACCATCACCAAGAACGTGCAGGAAGCCTTTGATGTCATCGACTCCTTCTACCGGGTCTACCATTCCAGCCGCTACATCGGCCAGACGCTGGTTATCCGCCTGAACAAGGAACTGACTACCGGCCAGATCGCCACGCTGGAACAAGAGTTTTCCGACCTGCTGCGCGACGGCGGAAGAGTACGGGCCAGCCGCGCCTTCGAAAAGGAAAAGGACGAGCCGGACCTGTGGCAGCTGCCCCGTCTGGCGGTGGATTTCAACCGCCGCAGCTACGGCTATCTGATCGCCTTTATCCGTCGCATCAATTCCTTCTAG